GTCACTTTGCGCTGCTCGTTCTTGGCGATCTTGCTGGTCTTCGCCACCGGTTACCGCTCTTCGCGGAAGTCGACGTGCTGGCGCAGAACCGGGTCGTACTTGCGGATCATCAGCCGATCGGGGTCGTTGCGGCGGTTCTTCCGGGTCACGTAGGTGAACCCGGTGCCGGCCGTGCTCCGCAGCTTGACGATCGGGCGGATGTCGTTGTGCTTGGCCATCGACCAACCTTTCTGGGCGCTCGCGCGCCGTTGGACTCAGTACGGTGAACACCTGGGACCCGGATGACTATTCCGGCTCCTGGAGT
The Kribbella italica DNA segment above includes these coding regions:
- the rpmG gene encoding 50S ribosomal protein L33, giving the protein MAKHNDIRPIVKLRSTAGTGFTYVTRKNRRNDPDRLMIRKYDPVLRQHVDFREER